The following coding sequences lie in one Nitrospinota bacterium genomic window:
- a CDS encoding protein-L-isoaspartate(D-aspartate) O-methyltransferase, producing MKKNIIALFLSFSLLLIFSCISITYAQNTKEDSSKLEKAMKKMIENDLKGRGITDQRVLTAMKRVLRHNFVDKKFRDVAYSDHPLPIDEGQTISQPYVVALMTESLRIKKGEKVLEIGTGSGYQAAVLGEITDKVYTIEIRERLTKRAKETLIKEGYESIKVKHGDGYFGWREYAPFDAIMITAAANHVPPTLLNQLKEGGRLIIPLGSTTYFQTLTLIEKKKGDFLTTHITGVRFVPMTGEILKRK from the coding sequence ATGAAAAAAAATATTATCGCTCTATTTCTATCTTTTTCTCTCTTGCTTATTTTCTCGTGTATTTCCATTACTTATGCTCAAAATACTAAAGAAGATTCCTCTAAACTTGAAAAAGCCATGAAAAAGATGATAGAAAATGATCTAAAGGGAAGAGGAATAACCGATCAAAGGGTCTTGACTGCGATGAAAAGGGTCTTAAGGCATAACTTTGTCGATAAAAAATTCAGGGACGTCGCCTATTCAGATCATCCCTTACCCATTGATGAAGGCCAGACCATATCTCAACCTTATGTAGTTGCCCTTATGACAGAGTCTCTTAGAATTAAAAAGGGAGAAAAGGTTCTTGAAATAGGAACTGGCTCAGGATATCAGGCAGCTGTTCTTGGAGAAATAACAGACAAGGTTTACACCATTGAGATTCGAGAAAGACTGACAAAAAGAGCAAAAGAAACATTAATAAAAGAAGGCTATGAGAGTATAAAAGTAAAACATGGGGATGGATATTTTGGATGGAGGGAATATGCTCCCTTTGATGCTATTATGATAACTGCCGCAGCAAACCATGTTCCACCAACACTTTTAAATCAATTGAAAGAGGGAGGCCGACTTATCATACCTTTAGGAAGCACCACATATTTTCAAACATTGACATTAATCGAAAAAAAGAAAGGGGATTTTTTGACTACTCATATTACAGGGGTTCGTTTTGTGCCGATGACAGGGGAAATACTAAAAAGAAAGTAG